Proteins encoded by one window of Cloeon dipterum chromosome 4, ieCloDipt1.1, whole genome shotgun sequence:
- the Ten-m gene encoding teneurin-m isoform X3 gives MSDNEYWYPSNPYLSRQLLLGKQHQTRGINGTVVDGYGPLDPSQQQLKTVAGVRGGFYPAYSLSGSEGEGSPVHQQQNSRSLRRGYQQQQQYNQNQYHTPYAAPHLSGAGLSDTPTSENASDATLTDSELALARDSTLLVQNGGFLDSSHHPPNVPPRNQPSMNRLNGRSTTGLTASDIRDGDFEPSCLVRTPSGNVYIPTDIPKTSPMDYKSNSSCSSPTKGDHKSTDSYRMTFGPGGAVPVLPGRGNMRRPNSSHFPQSSRSFQFRKGLASKCSWKCTAIVFIILCVVLTAALTYMFATNLLNWSYQSSAACTVFVGDQNSDANGFKGDNRTTSSGRSRPATVGGGGAGGSSGGGPDQEWVSTTPLGLMTSSAAPLAVDEEEEGAEETTVESTTVQEMVTTTEREVTCPVVTCPTPPPPTILILEGGKTFPARTFPPDGTTFSLIQLGQKLSQTIPQYGYWNMQFYRPEAAYVKFDYNIPRGASIGVFARRNALPTHTQYDFIEVLSGFKARTTRASATSVKKEVTHYMEQGHWFLSLYNDDGDPQEISFVAAVAEDMTESCPNGCSGKGECLLGHCKCTPGFGGEDCSESVCPVLCSQRGEYINGECQCNPGWKGKECSLRHDECEVPDCNGHGHCTNGKCECVRGFKGKFCAEVDCPHPTCSGHGFCVEGACICKKGWKGADCSVTDDDAIMCLPDCNGHGKFDLEAQKCTCDAPWIGDDCSKQMCDLDCGPHGHCEGDACACDPGWAGDFCGLKQCDPRCADHGQCKNGTCLCVTGWNGKHCTLEGCPSGCGGHGQCKVNVDGDWECKCYDGWDGADCNVALESSCNDGKDNDKDGLVDCEDPECCGNHVCRSNQLCESAPKPIDILLRKQPPAITASFFERMKFLIEEGSLQNYAKQESFNESVFWNHFNTSRAAVIRGRIVTSSGMGVIGVRVATSLLLEGFTMTREDGWFDLLVNGGGAVTLQFGKSPFRPQTQVVNVPWNEVVVINTVKMGMGEDKAVAIIPQTCDDHDYDLMKPVVLATWKHGFQGACPDKSAILAESQVVQDSLRIPGTGLNLVYHSSRAAGYLSTIQLQLTPGKVPASLKLVHLRITIEGILFEKTFEADPDIKFTYAWNRLNVYRQRVYGVTTAMVKVGYEYNDCRDIIWDVQTTKLSGHDMGISEVGGWNLDIHHRYNFHEGILQKGDGSNIYLKHKPRVILTTMGNGHQRALDCTDCEGPASKQRLLAPVALAYAPDGSIFVGDFNLIRRIMIDGSVHTVVRLNATRVSYRYHLALSPMDNTLYISDPESHQIIKVRNIDDFSDPDRNWETAVGSGERCLPGDEAHCGDGALARDAKLAYPKGVAVSADNVIYFADGTNIRMVDRDGIVTTVIGNHMHKSHWKPIPCKGTLKVEEVHLRWPTELTINPLDNTLHIIDDHMILQLTLDGRVKVVAGRPLHCSSPSRSHNSDLATGATLVMPQSIAFAPNGDLYVAESDSQRINRVRVIGTDGKIQHFAGAESKCNCLDRGCGCFDEDHFLAATSKFNTISSITVTPDGILHISDQANYRIRSVTASLPEANANREYEIYSPETQEIYIFNRFGQHILTKNILTGETIYIFSYNVNTSNGKLSTVTDAAGNKVFLLRDYASQVTSIENTKGEKCRLRMSRMRMLHELGTPDNYNVTFDYHGSTGLLKTKLDSTGRSYVYNYDEFGRLTSAVTPTGQVISLSFDLSTIGATVKVKQGDLKPVSLLISGPSVSKKIGEQETHITTLLPDGSVTSETPWKHKISTETTAYTVLTDIDPVLGESFPVPAKQKTEIDGDLANRFEWRYFLRREGKGKNKAVVQIGKKLRVNGENLLTLEYDRETNTVAVFMDERMEILNITYDRLARPVKFGPSRGAFEAVELEYDRFSRISSWKWGELSETYVFDRAGRLFEIRYSDNSAVKYSFKDTFSSLPLKVTTPRGSDYFLKYDEGGALERLTTPRGHIHQFSLQTSLGFFKYRYSSPVSRHPYEIMYNDNSQILAKVYPHQTGKVVYAYDDTGKLENILAGLSSTQYTYHESTGLVKSATVTEPGYELKQEYRHHAGILKEERLKFGAKSDLSNAQFKYQYDGNARLSTIDAEISGQQLPSLKLKYNQNQGMLESVSDLRVYKNTFNKSVMQDASKQFFAITEWDSHGRLKYFLINIKQSDVFRVELEYDKRNRISAQVMEVKGRKVTDKFEYNSDGHLLEVSGDNNWKFVYDENGNVIGTLDKGDKISLGYDSGDRVVQVGDVEFCSYDGRGFVARRGEQKYSYTARGFLVLAIEKGKFQTKYHYDERGRLLAMRDNKGQVTQFFYANPSAEDLVTHVHTPKTGKTTRLLYDQRQVLIAIETADKRYYVACDQNGSPIAVFDMVGNLVKQITRTPFGKVIKDTKPDLYLPVDFHGGILDPSTGLVYIRRRLYDPVVSQWMTPAWEDLANKLTTPTDVFIYRFNNNDPINSGAPINYMADLASWLTLYGYDVSQMMGSSYSSRSVYRPTAMVTSSQLMPQFGVISGLQCIAEKINEQFQELGFIPKPLLKLEPKTRNLLPRVASRRGVFGEGLMISRVDGRALVSIVEGGVNGPIQDVVSSVFNNSHLLDVRLSNHDQAVFYFVKDNALKMRDDQEELRRLGGLFNVSTHETEHKGSPELRVHNSEAAVFIRYGADPAQERQRVLRHAHKRAVEKAWEIEKQLLSSGFPGRINWTEDERTELESRGSVYGYEGVEAHSIHKYPQLADDPSNVRFLKAGDDKRKRRKSKRSHSHHDA, from the exons GTGGTTTCCTCGACAGTTCGCATCACCCTCCAAATGTGCCACCAAGAAACCAACCGTCGATGAATCGCCTCAACGGCCGCAGCACCACTGGCCTTACCGCTTCTGACATCAGGGACGGCGACTTTGAACCCTCATGCCTGGTTCGCACTCCGTCCGGTAACGTGTACATACCCACAG ACATACCAAAGACGTCACCAATGGATTACAAGTCAAACTCGTCTTGCAGCAGCCCAACCAAGGGCGACCACAAGAGCACCGACAG TTACAGGATGACATTTGGGCCTGGAGGCGCGGTTCCTGTTTTACCAGGACGGGGCAACATGCGCAGGCCAAACTCGAGTCATTTCCCGCAATCGTCGCGGTCGTTCCAGTTCCGGAAGGGACTCGCCAGCAAATGCTCGTGGAAATGTACAGCCATAGTCTTCATCATTTTGTGTGTTGTGTTGACAGCAGCTCTCACTTACATGTTTG CTACCAACCTGCTGAACTGGTCATATCAGAGCTCTGCCGCGTGCACCGTGTTCGTGGGTGACCAGAACTCGGACGCCAACGGCTTCAAGGGCGACAACCGCACAACGTCGTCGGGCAGGTCACGGCCCGCGACtgtcggcggtggcggcgcagGAG gcagcagcggtggcggccCTGACCAAGAATGGGTGTCGACCACACCATTAGGGCTAATGACCTCCTCGGCTGCGCCTTTGGCGGTtgacgaggaggaggagggtGCCGAGGAGACGACGGTGGAGAGCACCACCGTGCAGGAGATGGTCACCACCACGGAGCGGGAGGTCACCTGCCCAGTGGTAACGTGTCCCACGCCACCGCCGCCCACGATTCTTATCCTCGAAG GAGGAAAAACCTTCCCAGCACGAACATTCCCGCCGGACGGCACTACTTTCTCGCTAATTCAACTTGGCCAGAAATTATCGCAGACCATTCCGCAATACGGCTATTGGAACATGCAGTTCTATCGGCCTGAAGCAGCCTACGTCAAGTTTGACTACAACATCCCCAGAGGAGCGAGCATAGGTGTCTTTGCCAGACGAAACGCGCTACCCACTCATACGCAGTATGACTTTATTGAGGTTCTCAGCGGCTTCAAGGCTAGAACTACCAGGGCTTCAGCG ACAAGCGTCAAAAAGGAGGTGACCCACTACATGGAGCAGGGCCACTGGTTCTTGTCCCTCTATAACGACGATGGAGATCCCCAGGAAATCTCATTTGTTGCCGCCGTTGCTGAAGATATGACCGAGAGCTGTCCCAACGGATGCAGTGGCAAAGGAGAGTGTCTGCTCGGGCACTGCAAGTGCACCCCTGGCTTTGGTGGGGAAGATTGTAGCGAGA GCGTTTGTCCAGTCCTCTGCAGTCAACGAGGCGAATACATCAACGGAGAGTGTCAGTGCAACCCTGGCTGGAAAGGCAAGGAGTGTAGTTTGCGGCATGATGAATGCGAAGTGCCTGACTGCAACGGCCACGGCCACTGCACCAACGGCAAGTGCGAATGCGTCCGCGGATTCAAGGGCAAATTCTGCGCGGAAG TTGACTGTCCGCACCCGACTTGCTCCGGACATGGTTTTTGCGTCGAGGGCGCTTGCATCTGCAAAAAGGGCTGGAAGGGCGCAGATTGTAGTGTAACGGACGACGACGCGATTATGTGTCTGCCAGACTGCAATGGGCATGGCAAATTTGACTTGGAGGCGCAGAAATGCACTTGCGATGCACCCTGGATTGGAGACGACTGCTCGAAAC AAATGTGCGATTTGGACTGTGGACCTCATGGTCACTGCGAAGGAGACGCTTGCGCTTGCGACCCTGGATGGGCCGGCGACTTCTGCGGCCTGAAGCAATGTGACCCAAG GTGTGCTGACCACGGCCAGTGTAAAAACGGCACTTGCCTCTGCGTGACTGGCTGGAATGGCAAACACTGCACTCTGGAAGGCTGCCCAAGCGGATGTGGCGGGCATGGGCAGTGCAAGGTCAACGTTGATGGTGACTGGGAGTGCAAATGCTATGATGGATGGGATGGAGCTGACTGTAACGTTGCCCTCGAAAGCAGCTGCAATGATGGAAAGGACAATGACAAAG ATGGCTTGGTTGATTGTGAAGACCCAGAATGCTGTGGCAACCACGTGTGCCGATCAAACCAACTGTGCGAGTCAGCACCAAAGCCTATCGACATTCTGCTAAGGAAGCAGCCTCCTGCCATTACAGCCTCTTTCTTCGAGCGGATGAAATTCTTAATTGAGGAGGGCAGCCTGCAGAATTACGCCAAACAGGAATCGTTCAACGAAAG TGTCTTTTGGAATCACTTCAACACAAG cCGGGCAGCCGTGATCAGAGGGCGAATCGTCACCTCCTCAGGGATGGGAGTCATTGGTGTGAGGGTGGCAACCAGTTTGCTCCTGGAAGGCTTTACTATGACCAGAGAGGATGGTTGGTTTGACCTCTTGGTGAATGGGGGTGGAGCTGTCACCCTGCAGTTTGGCAAAAGTCCCTTCAGACCCCAAACTCAAGTTGTCAATGTTCCATGGAATGAG GTTGTGGTGATCAACACTGTAAAAATGGGCATGGGAGAAGATAAGGCTGTTGCTATAATACCACAGACGTGCGATGATCATGACTATGACCTGATGAAGCCCGTTGTTCTTGCTACCTGGAAGCATGGTTTTCAAGGCGCTTGTCCTGACAAAAGTGCTATTCTTGCTGAATCACAG GTGGTACAGGACAGCCTTCGCATCCCCGGAACTGGCCTTAATCTAGTGTACCACAGTTCAAGAGCGGCCGGCTATCTCTCGACCATCCAACTGCAGCTCACCCCAGGCAAAGTCCCTGCCTCTCTGAAACTCGTCCACCTCAGAATTACAATTGAAGGCATTTTGTTCGAAAAGACCTTTGAGGCTGACCCAGACATCAAGTTTACCTATGCTTGGAATAGGCTGAATGTTTACAGACAGCGCGTTTATGGCGTCACCACAGCAATGGTCAAGGTTGGCTACGAGTACAACGACTGCCGCGACATCATTTGGGACGTGCAGACTACCAAACTCAGTGGTCACGACATGGGCATCTCTGAGGTGGGAGGCTGGAATTTGGACATTCACCACAGGTACAACTTCCACGAGGGCATTCTGCAGAAGGGCGATGGCTCCAACATTTACCTGAAGCACAAGCCAAGAGTGATTTTGACCACCATGGGCAACGGACACCAAAGAGCTTTGGACTGCACAGACTGCGAAGGGCCTGCTTCAAAGCAGAGGCTGTTGGCTCCGGTCGCGCTTGCCTACGCACCTGATGGTTCTATTTTTGTTGGAGACTTCAATCTCATCAGACGCATTATGATCGACGGCTCTGTGCACACTGTGGTTCGCCTCAATGCGACCAGAGTCTCCTACAGGTACCACCTAGCTCTGAGCCCCATGGACAACACGCTCTATATTTCCGACCCTGAGTCACACCAGATCATCAAGGTGCGCAACATTGACGACTTCAGTGATCCTGACAGGAACTGGGAGACTGCTGTGGGCAGCGGAGAACGCTGCTTGCCAGGTGATGAGGCCCACTGCGGCGATGGTGCTCTGGCCAGGGACGCCAAGTTGGCTTACCCCAAAGGAGTCGCTGTGTCTGCTGATAACGTCATCTACTTTGCTGACGGTACCAACATCAGGATGGTGGACAGAGATGGAATCGTCACCACGGTCATAGGCAACCACATGCACAAGTCGCACTGGAAGCCCATTCCCTGCAAGGGTACCCTCAAGGTGGAGGAGGTGCATCTGAGGTGGCCTACCGAGCTGACCATTAACCCCTTGGATAACACTTTGCATATCATCGATGATCACATGATTCTCCAGCTCACTTTGGACGGCCGCGTGAAGGTTgtcgccggccggccgctgcACTGTAGCTCTCCCTCGCGAAGCCACAATTCGGATCTGGCCACCGGCGCGACTTTGGTCATGCCTCAGAGCATCGCCTTCGCGCCAAATGGTGACCTCTACGTCGCCGAGAGTGACTCGCAGCGAATCAACCGCGTCAGGGTCATCGGCACCGATGGAAAGATCCAGCACTTTGCGGGAGCAGAGTCAAAATGCAACTGCTTGGACAGAGGCTGCGGCTGCTTCGACGAGGACCACTTCCTCGCCGCCACCTCCAAGTTTAATACGATTTCTTCCATCACCGTTACTCCTGACGGCATTTTGCACATCAGCGACCAGGCCAATTACCGCATAAGGTCGGTGACCGCCAGCCTGCCTGAGGCCAACGCGAACCGTGAGTACGAAATCTACTCACCTGAGACGCAGGAGATCTACATCTTCAACCGGTTTGGTCAGCACATCTTGACCAAGAACATCCTGACCGGCGAGACCATCTATATTTTCTCCTACAACGTCAACACGAGCAACGGCAAGTTGAGCACGGTCACAGACGCAGCTGGAAACAAGGTATTCCTGCTGAGAGACTACGCCAGCCAGGTGACTTCGATCGAGAACACTAAAGGCGAGAAGTGCCGCTTGCGAATGTCGAGGATGAGGATGCTGCATGAGCTGGGCACCCCTGACAACTACAATGTCACCTTTGATTACCACGGCTCTACAGGCCTTTTGAAAACCAAACTGGACAGCACCGGCAGAAGCTATGTCTACAATTATGACGAGTTTGGCCGACTTACTTCTGCAGTCACTCCGACCGGTCAAGTGATCAGTCTGTCTTTCGATCTGAGCACCATTGGCGCCACTGTCAAGGTCAAGCAAGGTGACTTAAAACCTGTGTCTTTGCTCATCTCAGGACCTAGCGTGTCGAAGAAGATTGGCGAGCAGGAAACGCATATAACTACCCTCCTGCCCGATGGAAGCGTGACCAGTGAGACACCATGGAAGCACAAGATCAGCACAGAAACAACTGCGTACACGGTCCTGACAGACATCGACCCTGTGTTGGGCGAGAGCTTCCCAGTACCTGCCAAACAAAAAACGGAAATTGATGGTGACCTGGCCAACAGATTTGAGTGGCGCTACTTCCTGAGAAGAGAGGGCAAGGGCAAGAATAAGGCCGTTGTGCAGATTGGAAAGAAACTCAGGGTGAATGGCGAAAATCTGCTCACCCTGGAGTATGACAGAGAAACCAACACTGTCGCTGTGTTTATGGACGAGAggatggaaattttgaatattacaTATGACAGATTGGCCAGACCTGTCAAGTTTGGACCAAg cagaGGGGCGTTTGAGGCAGTGGAGTTGGAGTATGACAGATTTAGCCGCATATCAAGCTGGAAATGGGGAGAGCTATCAGAGACCTATGTGTTCGACAGGGCTGGCCGCCTATTTGAAATTCGCTACAGTGACAATTCTGCtgttaaatattcattcaaGGACACGTTCAGCAGCTTG CCTTTGAAGGTGACAACACCACGAGGCAGTGACTACTTCTTGAAGTATGATGAGGGCGGTGCTCTAGAAAGGCTGACGACACCGAGAGGGCACATCCATCAATTCTCTCTGCAAACCTCTCTGGGCTTCTTCAAGTACCGTTACAGCTCACCAGTTAGCAGGCATCCGTATGAAATCATGTACAACGACAACAGTCAGATCCTGGCTAAGGTTTACCCGCATCAAACTGGCAAGGTCGTCTACGCCTACGATGACACTGGCAAGCTGGAGAACATCCTTGCCGGTCTCTCTTCCACTCAGTACACCTACCATGAGTCGACGGGCTTAGTCAAATCGGCGACCGTGACGGAACCTGGCTACGAGCTGAAACAAGAATATCGTCACCACGCAGGCATCTTGAAGGAAGAGCGACTCAAGTTTGGTGCCAAATCAGACCTGTCCAACGCGCAATTTAAGTACCAGTACGATGGAAACGCGCGGCTGTCCACCATTGACGCAGAGATCAGCGGCCAACAGCTTCCCTCGCTCAAGCTGAAATACAATCAGAACCAGGGCATGCTGGAGAGCGTGAGCGACCTTCGAGTTTACAAGAACACGTTCAATAAGTCGGTGATGCAAGACGCGAGCAAGCAATTCTTCGCCATCACTGAGTGGGACTCGCATGGccgattgaaatatttccttatCAACATCAAGCAATCTGATGTATTCCGAGTGGAGCTGGAATACGACAAACGCAACCGCATCAGTGCGCAGGTGATGGAAGTCAAAGGACGCAAAGTAACCGACAAGTTTGAGTACAACAGCGATGGACACCTCCTTGAAGTGTCCGGAGACAACAACTGGAAGTTTGTATATGACGAAAATGGCAACGTGATTGGAACGCTCGACAAAGGCGACAAAATCTCGCTTGGCTACGACAGCGGTGACCGCGTCGTGCAGGTTGGCGACGTCGAGTTCTGCAGCTACGATGGACGTGGCTTTGTGGCGCGCAGAGGTGAGCAAAAGTACAGCTATACAGCGCGCGGCTTCCTCGTGCTTGCGATCGAGAAGGGCAAGTTCCAGACAAAGTACCACTACGACGAGCGTGGCAGACTGCTCGCCATGCGGGACAACAAGGGCCAGGTGACGCAGTTCTTCTATGCCAACCCCAGCGCCGAAGACCTTGTCACACACGTGCACACGCCAAAGACGGGCAAGACGACGCGTTTGTTGTATGACCAGCGGCAGGTGCTAATCGCCATCGAGACGGCTGACAAGAGGTACTATGTGGCCTGCGACCAGAACGGTTCTCCCATCGCCGTCTTCGACATGGTCGGCAACTTGGTCAAGCAGATCACGCGCACGCCCTTCGGGAAAGTGATCAAGGACACCAAACCGGACTTGTACCTGCCAGTCGACTTCCACGGCGGCATCTTGGACCCCAGCACCGGTCTGGTCTACATCAGGAGGCGGCTCTACGACCCTGTGGTTTCCCAGTGGATGACTCCTGCCTGGGAGGACCTTGCCAACAAGCTGACAACGCCTACAGACGTCTTCATCTATCGATTCAACAACAACGATCCTATCAACAGTGGAGCACCTATTAATTACATGGCTG ACTTGGCGAGCTGGCTGACCCTCTACGGCTATGATGTGTCGCAAATGATGGGTTCGTCTTACTCATCCCGCTCAGTGTACCGCCCAACCGCAATGGTCACATCGTCGCAGCTGATGCCGCAATTTGGAGTCATCTCTGGCTTGCAGTGCATCGCTGAAAAGATCAACGAGCAGTTCCAGGAGCTTGGATTCATCCCGAAGCCACTGCTCAAGCTGGAGCCCAAGACCCGCAACCTTCTGCCGCGGGTTGCATCGCGCAGAGGCGTTTTTGGTGAGGGACTCATGATCTCACGCGTTGACGGACGAGCGCTTGTCAGCATCGTGGAAGGCGGTGTCAATGGACCTATCCAGGACGTCGTCTCATCCGTGTTCAATAACTCGCATCTCCTGGACGTGCGGCTGAGCAATCACGACCAG GCGGTGTTCTACTTTGTCAAGGACAACGCGCTGAAGATGCGCGACGACCAGGAGGAGCTGCGTCGTCTGGGCGGCCTATTCAATGTGTCGACGCACGAGACCGAGCACAAAGGCAGTCCCGAGCTGCGCGTGCACAACTCAGAAGCAGCTGTCTTCATCAGGTACGGCGCTGACCCCGCGCAGGAGCGGCAACGTGTGCTTCGGCACGCGCACAAGCGGGCCGTTGAGAAGGCCTGGGAGATCGAGAAGCAGTTGCTGTCCTCTGGCTTCCCGGGCCGCATCAACTGGACCGAAGACGAGAGGACGGAGCTGGAGAGCCGCGGCTCGGTGTACGGCTACGAAGGTGTCGAGGCGCACAGCATCCACAAGTATCCGCAGTTGGCCGACGACCCGTCCAACGTCCGCTTCCTGAAAGCGGGCGACGACAAGCGCAAGCGACGCAAGAGCAAACGCTCGCACTCGCACCACGACGCGTGA